In Planctomycetota bacterium, one DNA window encodes the following:
- a CDS encoding GAF domain-containing protein: protein MRVTNKSESLDVAVEGREAVKTTQSADLPLPVTLSIKTEAETLRVAVHAAEPRPTPAAATVTPEATVNLSTLLAGMPGDQADSMVGWWRRVIDLLQSAAHTEEFYRKATRAVVDLIGLDVGAVFVAKGDDLRLVDLYSPGNSATRPSRSLCDRVRSSKQSIRELPSPGGDLMMTNQAAIEAVVAAPILDRSGAVIGVLYGHRSRQPQSDENPTISHLEQLLVETLASGVATGLSRLDEQRQKNEQRATFAQFFSRELAEELEKNPGMLEGRETDVTVLFCDIRGFSAVSERLAPVKTMNWIHHILTELSAEVVEAGGVVVDYVGDELLAMWGAPTSQPDHAIRACRAARRMRHRLQAINERWQAEIGCRTDVGIGINTSRTCVGNTGSKQKFKYGPLGNGVNLGSRVQGTTKYLRVPAVVTGATRRQLDDSFLLRRLCSVRVVNIAGPVDLFELDCGGDEGRKELFSRYEEALACFEKADFRRAAGGLGTLLERFPDDGPALVLLSRSVDAMVHPPHEFSAVWQLPGK, encoded by the coding sequence GTGCGGGTCACCAACAAGAGCGAATCGCTCGACGTGGCCGTCGAAGGGCGCGAGGCGGTGAAGACGACCCAGTCGGCCGATCTGCCCCTGCCGGTGACGCTCTCCATCAAGACCGAAGCGGAGACGCTGCGCGTCGCGGTTCACGCCGCCGAGCCCCGCCCCACGCCCGCCGCCGCTACGGTGACCCCCGAGGCGACGGTCAATCTCTCCACGCTGCTGGCGGGAATGCCCGGCGACCAGGCCGATTCGATGGTCGGATGGTGGCGGCGGGTGATCGACCTTCTCCAGAGCGCCGCCCACACCGAGGAGTTCTACCGGAAGGCAACGCGGGCGGTGGTCGATCTGATCGGCCTCGACGTCGGGGCCGTGTTCGTCGCCAAGGGGGATGATCTCCGGCTGGTCGATCTCTACTCGCCAGGCAACTCCGCGACGCGCCCGAGTCGGTCGCTGTGCGACCGCGTCCGCTCCTCCAAGCAATCGATCCGCGAGCTCCCCTCGCCCGGTGGCGACTTGATGATGACCAACCAGGCGGCCATCGAGGCGGTCGTCGCGGCCCCGATCCTCGACCGGTCCGGAGCGGTGATCGGTGTCCTCTACGGTCACCGTTCCCGACAGCCGCAGTCCGACGAGAACCCGACGATCTCGCATCTCGAGCAGCTGCTCGTCGAGACGCTCGCCAGCGGCGTCGCCACCGGCCTGTCGCGCCTCGACGAGCAACGGCAGAAGAACGAGCAGCGGGCGACGTTCGCCCAGTTCTTCAGCCGTGAGCTCGCCGAGGAGCTGGAGAAGAACCCCGGCATGCTCGAGGGGCGCGAGACCGACGTGACGGTGCTGTTCTGCGACATCCGTGGGTTCAGCGCCGTCAGTGAGCGGCTCGCGCCTGTCAAGACGATGAACTGGATCCACCATATCCTCACCGAGCTGTCGGCGGAGGTGGTCGAGGCCGGTGGCGTGGTCGTCGATTACGTCGGCGACGAACTGCTGGCGATGTGGGGGGCACCCACGTCGCAGCCCGACCATGCCATCCGCGCCTGCCGAGCGGCGCGGCGGATGCGGCACCGCCTCCAGGCGATCAACGAGCGCTGGCAGGCGGAGATCGGCTGCCGGACCGACGTCGGGATCGGGATCAACACCTCCCGGACCTGCGTCGGCAACACCGGGTCGAAGCAGAAATTCAAGTACGGTCCCCTCGGCAACGGCGTCAACCTCGGCAGCCGCGTCCAAGGGACGACCAAGTACCTGCGCGTGCCGGCGGTCGTCACCGGGGCCACACGTCGGCAACTCGACGACTCGTTCCTGCTCCGCCGGCTGTGCAGCGTGCGCGTCGTCAACATCGCCGGGCCGGTCGACCTGTTCGAGCTCGACTGCGGCGGCGACGAAGGGCGGAAGGAACTGTTCTCGCGTTACGAAGAGGCGCTGGCTTGTTTCGAGAAAGCGGACTTCCGTCGCGCGGCGGGGGGATTGGGGACGCTCCTCGAGCGGTTTCCCGACGACGGTCCGGCGCTCGTGCTGCTGTCGCGGTCGGTCGACGCGATGGTCCACCCGCCGCACGAGTTCTCGGCCGTCTGGCAGTTGCCGGGCAAGTGA